Proteins from a genomic interval of Arachis hypogaea cultivar Tifrunner chromosome 10, arahy.Tifrunner.gnm2.J5K5, whole genome shotgun sequence:
- the LOC112716850 gene encoding multiple C2 domain and transmembrane region protein 16: MGTVRKLIVEVVDARNLLPKDGHGTSSPYVVIDFYGQRRKTHTVLRDLNPVWNETLSFNVGTPSDIFGDVLELDVYHDKNHGPTRRNNSLGRLKLSSTQFVKKGEEALIYYALEKKYLLSMIQGEIGLKIYYVDEEIPPQLPPEQKEPPPPPPPPPQESETKPQAEPEKVEEQPKVEADAKPECDEGKEETTENGNAEEKADPEVEKPPESVHEEPEPNGSVDQVDPGVPEIPAQPPLNVDVMAASVSRSSSEIRFSGMNAPQPIRRVASTASFTSEASSSDSVLIERSTFDLVEKMHYLFVHVVKARYLPTNGNPVVKIAVSGNQVMSRPARKTTLFEWNQAFAFSRDAPDSSPILEVSVWDPAISDGRSLLGGVCFDVTEIPVRDPPDSPLAPQWYRLEGGEAQHGDLMLATWLGTQADESFADAWKSDTHGHVNSRAKVYQSPKLWYLRATVLEAQDIMPLTSSKEVSFQVKAQLGFQVLKSKASVARNGTALWNEDLLFVAAEPVSGDLVFTLEIRQPKAPVTMGILMIPLASIERRVDDRNVASRWFTFEDPNEEKSSYKGRVHLRLCFDGGYHVMDESAHVCSDFRPTARQLWKPAIGTVELGIIGCKNLIPMKTVNGKSSTDGYCVAKYGNKWVRTRTVSDTLEPKWNEQYTWKVYDPCTVLTIGVFDSWGVFEVDSPKESTRPDFRIGKVRVRISTLQTGRVYRNTYPLLVLTHAGLKKMGEIEIAIRFIRTTQRLDFLHVYSQPMLPLMHHIKPLGVVQQEVLRNMAVKMVAMHLSRSEPPLRKEVVYYMLDADSHNFSMRKVRANWYRIINVVAGVIDIVRWIDDTRGWKNPTATILVHALLVMLVWFPDLIIPTFLFYVFVIGAWNYRFRSRDPLPHFDPKISLAEVVDREELDEEFDAVPSSGSSEMVRARYDKLRTLGARVQTVLGDFATQGERVQALVTWRDPRATGMFVLLCLVVALILYLVPSKMVAMAAGFYYLRHPIFRDRSPSPALNFFRRLPSLSDRIM; the protein is encoded by the coding sequence ATGGGCACCGTTCGGAAACTCATTGTGGAAGTTGTAGATGCTCGCAACCTCTTGCCCAAGGATGGCCACGGAACTTCCAGCCCCTACGTCGTTATCGATTTCTATGGCCAGCGGAGGAAGACGCACACCGTGCTTCGCGACCTCAACCCTGTCTGGAACGAAACGCTCTCGTTTAACGTCGGCACGCCCTCTGACATTTTCGGCGACGTCCTCGAACTCGACGTCTACCACGACAAGAACCACGGCCCTACCCGGAGGAACAACTCCTTGGGACGTTTAAAGCTTAGTTCTACGCAGTTCGTGAAAAAAGGCGAAGAGGCTCTCATATATTACGCGCTCGAGAAGAAGTACTTACTCAGCATGATCCAAGGCGAAATTGGCTTGAAGATTTACTACGTAGATGAGGAGATACCGCCTCAACTTCCACCGGAGCAGAAAGAGCCACCACCGCCACCGCCGCCTCCGCCGCAGGAATCAGAGACAAAACCACAGGCTGAGCCTGAGAAAGTTGAAGAACAACCGAAGGTAGAGGCTGACGCGAAGCCGGAATGTGACGAGGGTAAAGAAGAGACAACTGAAAACGGTAACGCAGAAGAAAAAGCAGATCCAGAAGTTGAAAAGCCACCTGAGTCGGTGCATGAAGAACCTGAACCAAATGGAAGCGTGGATCAGGTGGATCCGGGAGTACCAGAAATACCTGCGCAGCCTCCTTTAAACGTTGATGTTATGGCGGCGTCGGTGTCAAGGTCGAGTTCTGAGATACGATTCAGTGGGATGAACGCTCCACAGCCAATAAGAAGGGTTGCGTCGACGGCAAGCTTTACATCGGAAGCTTCTTCTTCCGATAGTGTTTTGATCGAACGGTCCACGTTTGATCTCGTGGAGAAGATGCACTACCTCTTTGTTCATGTGGTGAAGGCGAGGTACTTGCCTACCAACGGTAACCCGGTGGTGAAGATAGCGGTTTCCGGTAACCAAGTCATGTCCAGGCCAGCTCGCAAGACGACGTTATTCGAGTGGAACCAGGCTTTCGCTTTCAGCCGCGACGCACCAGATTCTTCCCCCATTCTTGAGGTCTCCGTGTGGGACCCCGCTATTTCTGACGGTCGTAGCTTGCTTGGTGGAGTATGCTTTGACGTAACAGAAATTCCTGTGAGGGACCCACCGGATAGCCCTTTGGCCCCACAATGGTACAGGCTGGAAGGAGGTGAAGCCCAGCACGGTGATCTCATGCTTGCCACGTGGCTCGGCACACAAGCTGACGAATCATTTGCGGACGCGTGGAAAAGTGACACACACGGCCACGTTAACTCTAGAGCCAAGGTGTATCAGTCACCGAAGCTGTGGTACTTACGAGCCACTGTTCTTGAAGCTCAAGATATCATGCCGTTAACTTCGTCAAAGGAGGTTTCGTTTCAAGTTAAAGCTCAACTTGGATTTCAGGTGCTGAAGTCAAAGGCTTCCGTTGCTCGAAACGGCACCGCTTTGTGGAATGAAGATTTACTCTTTGTAGCGGCAGAGCCTGTTAGTGGAGACCTCGTGTTCACTTTGGAAATCCGGCAACCCAAAGCGCCGGTGACAATGGGGATTCTTATGATACCACTGGCCTCAATTGAAAGGAGAGTGGATGACCGGAACGTCGCGTCGCGTTGGTTCACATTCGAAGATCCAAACGAGGAAAAGAGTTCTTACAAAGGCAGAGTCCACTTACGCTTGTGCTTTGACGGAGGGTATCACGTGATGGATGAGTCAGCTCACGTGTGTAGCGATTTTCGCCCAACGGCGAGGCAACTTTGGAAGCCAGCAATTGGCACAGTTGAGCTTGGAATAATCGGTTGCAAGAACTTGATACCGATGAAGACGGTGAACGGTAAAAGCTCAACAGATGGATACTGCGTAGCCAAATACGGCAACAAATGGGTACGTACACGAACTGTATCTGATACATTGGAGCCAAAGTGGAATGAGCAGTACACGTGGAAGGTATACGATCCTTGCACAGTTTTAACCATTGGAGTATTCGATAGTTGGGGTGTATTCGAAGTGGACAGTCCCAAAGAATCCACTAGACCCGATTTCCGTATAGGAAAGGTACGTGTCCGTATTTCTACGCTCCAAACGGGTCGTGTGTACAGAAATACGTATCCGCTACTAGTCCTGACACATGCTGGTTTGAAGAAGATGGGTGAAATAGAGATAGCAATTAGGTTCATTCGAACGACTCAGCGGCTAGATTTTCTCCACGTGTATTCACAACCGATGCTTCCACTAATGCACCACATAAAGCCATTGGGGGTGGTGCAACAGGAAGTGCTGCGGAACATGGCGGTGAAAATGGTGGCGATGCACTTGTCGAGATCGGAGCcgccgctgagaaaggaagttGTCTACTACATGCTAGATGCCGATTCTCACAACTTCAGCATGAGAAAAGTGCGTGCGAATTGGTATAGGATAATTAACGTGGTCGCCGGAGTCATCGATATCGTACGGTGGATTGACGATACACGTGGATGGAAGAATCCAACGGCCACGATCCTTGTTCACGCGCTTTTAGTTATGCTAGTGTGGTTTCCAGATCTGATCATTCCAACATTTTTGTTCTACGTCTTCGTGATTGGTGCATGGAACTACAGGTTTCGTTCACGGGACCCACTTCCACATTTTGATCCCAAAATTTCGCTTGCTGAGGTGGTGGATAGAGAGGAGCTGGATGAAGAGTTTGATGCAGTGCCAAGCAGTGGATCATCGGAGATGGTGCGAGCGAGGTATGATAAGTTGCGCACGCTCGGGGCGCGCGTGCAAACTGTACTAGGAGATTTTGCCACGCAAGGAGAGCGCGTGCAAGCGCTGGTGACGTGGCGTGATCCACGTGCCACGGGGATGTTTGTTTTGTTGTGCTTGGTTGTGGCCTTGATACTGTACTTGGTGCCGTCGAAGATGGTGGCGATGGCGGCTGGGTTCTACTATCTTCGGCACCCTATCTTCCGTGATAGGTCTCCTTCTCCGGCGTTGAACTTCTTTCGAAGGCTTCCTTCTTTGTCAGATAGAATCATGTAA